The following are encoded in a window of Congzhengia minquanensis genomic DNA:
- a CDS encoding family 20 glycosylhydrolase has protein sequence MQNLFIFGPKVTATLNQSCCCKTLQTLWNGFCCTAGTIDFLPENNFIMKIGDVRPLPLENCDFSISVTTDGFCIAAEDRRGLLNGYMALLRQIQPICLERGSEQFFIPCGEIYGKPAVKKRMVHLCVFPETTLPFITKFVRLCGVLNYTHLVLEFWGTLHFDCLKELSWPQALTKEQIKPIIKEANDMGLEIIPMFNHLGHAAASRGIHGKHVVLDQNPRLQGRFDEDGWTWNITKPEVRGLFQKIRRELYELCGGSYFHIGCDEAYRYGGENADISLLTRFLNETAAEIAGEGRRPIMWGDMLLNSKAAGVQEGYTCNCRNSKAAESLLTSLDKRLVIADWQYDVTRSPVLTAEYLSSFGFDTLLCPWYDFKNIGACVETAQQINNSGVMLTTWHTLSARMFSLLVCAQGCLTGKVNFAGRDYAAETAALIRKVYFADGDYETAGWAKHQISEITL, from the coding sequence ATGCAGAATTTATTTATTTTCGGACCAAAGGTAACTGCAACATTGAACCAAAGCTGCTGCTGCAAAACGCTGCAAACGCTGTGGAACGGTTTTTGTTGTACCGCTGGAACCATTGATTTTTTGCCGGAGAACAACTTCATCATGAAAATTGGTGATGTGCGTCCTTTGCCTTTAGAAAACTGCGACTTTTCCATTTCGGTGACAACAGACGGTTTTTGCATTGCCGCAGAAGACAGGCGCGGTCTTTTAAATGGCTACATGGCGCTGCTTCGGCAAATTCAGCCTATTTGCTTAGAGCGCGGAAGCGAGCAATTTTTCATTCCGTGCGGGGAAATTTACGGTAAGCCGGCGGTAAAAAAACGTATGGTGCACCTTTGTGTATTTCCCGAAACCACGCTTCCCTTTATAACCAAATTTGTCCGGCTGTGCGGTGTGTTAAACTATACCCACCTGGTATTGGAATTTTGGGGTACACTGCATTTCGACTGTTTGAAAGAGCTTTCCTGGCCGCAGGCCCTTACGAAAGAACAAATCAAACCAATCATCAAGGAAGCAAACGACATGGGGCTTGAAATCATTCCCATGTTCAACCACTTGGGCCACGCCGCCGCCAGCCGCGGTATTCACGGCAAGCACGTAGTCTTAGACCAAAATCCCAGATTACAGGGACGATTTGACGAAGACGGCTGGACCTGGAACATTACAAAGCCGGAAGTAAGAGGGCTTTTTCAGAAAATCCGGCGGGAGCTTTACGAGCTTTGCGGCGGAAGCTATTTTCACATTGGCTGTGACGAGGCCTACCGCTACGGCGGCGAAAATGCTGATATTTCCCTTTTAACGCGCTTTTTAAATGAAACGGCGGCAGAAATCGCCGGCGAGGGGCGCCGCCCTATTATGTGGGGCGACATGCTGCTGAATTCCAAGGCGGCAGGCGTGCAGGAGGGATACACCTGCAACTGCCGAAACAGCAAAGCGGCTGAATCCTTGCTGACATCTCTTGACAAGCGGCTGGTGATTGCAGACTGGCAGTATGATGTGACACGCTCCCCTGTGCTCACGGCAGAATATCTTTCTTCCTTTGGGTTCGACACGCTCCTTTGTCCCTGGTATGATTTCAAAAACATTGGCGCATGCGTTGAAACGGCACAGCAGATAAATAACAGCGGCGTTATGCTCACCACATGGCACACCTTAAGCGCCCGCATGTTTTCTCTTTTGGTCTGCGCACAGGGCTGTTTAACGGGAAAAGTGAACTTTGCCGGCCGCGATTATGCCGCTGAAACCGCCGCTTTGATAAGGAAGGTTTATTTTGCAGACGGAGATTATGAAACCGCAGGCTGGGCAAAACATCAAATTAGCGAGATAACGCTATGA
- a CDS encoding bifunctional diguanylate cyclase/phosphodiesterase, which translates to MKQVSRSNTAAAANGPPFSVIEKFVDKREKEKKTWPGLGPFPILLLCVMLASLIVYQFFGARAAEQKIYATLSDLADQETRTVQSNLNGQFSTLEALSAEFMSQTNFELSDITARMRAIVLVSDFTKISVAGQDGKAYDNDGEVVDCKNRQYFKEAMLGKRAIERLDASQVKEGHTRFIIAVPIKKGSSVKGAVIGVYNEKMFDNVISATSFQGQGVSALVTSDGTILTKNQNSVLNGFDNLFNVLTTEALDRKFSTEVMQERLKNGEEFFVHYKTSFGRHYVVSKPLGINNWSICYAVPDSAFLNERRADFIGNLLLGSAILVCSLLLFFLILNKQNKIEKLHKRQVEQYSRDGLTGLLNERGFEIWANEILRRSDRPYYIVCYDVNNFAVYNNLMGLDGGNDVLKTLASVSLSSKQDKEICARLYADEFVCLLTADSIDGLFQKIYQVNSRFRDKADGHNHILISYGVFEITDKAMPVRQMVDCAKTAKKAVKGNYNQFIGIYTEEMKLLKTEERQLIFRMEDALENGEFYAVYQPKFGAKTRSVVSCEALVRWRYDGRVITPDKFIGLFEENGFILKLDIYMFELVCKTLREFIRGGIAPVPVAVNFSQIHIYEPDFPERLMEIITRYQIPPSYIEIEFTETAMSSDVALSVQTIQQLKRRGFTVAMDDFGSGYSSLTLLRSLPVDVVKLDRGFLAGNETDERGKCVIRSVIKLSKQLKFETVAEGVETKEQMELCIGYGCDIMQGYYFSKPLPEEEFKALLKNKTENKK; encoded by the coding sequence ATGAAACAAGTGTCACGCAGTAACACCGCCGCAGCTGCAAACGGCCCGCCTTTTTCTGTTATTGAAAAATTTGTGGATAAACGTGAAAAAGAGAAAAAAACATGGCCGGGGTTAGGTCCATTTCCAATTTTGCTTCTTTGCGTCATGCTGGCAAGCCTTATCGTATACCAATTTTTCGGAGCCCGGGCGGCAGAACAGAAAATTTATGCGACGCTGTCTGATTTGGCTGACCAAGAAACGCGGACGGTGCAGTCCAATTTAAACGGTCAGTTCTCTACCTTAGAGGCGCTGTCAGCGGAATTTATGTCTCAAACAAACTTTGAGTTGTCCGACATTACGGCGCGAATGCGGGCCATTGTGCTGGTTTCCGATTTTACAAAAATTTCAGTGGCCGGACAGGACGGAAAAGCATATGACAATGACGGCGAAGTGGTCGACTGTAAAAACAGACAATATTTTAAAGAGGCAATGTTGGGCAAACGCGCCATTGAAAGATTAGATGCAAGCCAGGTGAAAGAGGGGCACACAAGATTTATAATTGCCGTTCCGATAAAAAAAGGCAGTTCGGTGAAAGGTGCTGTAATTGGAGTTTATAACGAAAAAATGTTTGACAATGTAATCAGCGCAACTTCCTTTCAGGGACAGGGAGTTTCGGCGTTGGTGACCTCGGACGGAACCATTTTAACCAAAAATCAAAACAGCGTTTTAAACGGATTTGACAATTTGTTCAATGTTCTAACAACTGAAGCATTAGACCGAAAATTTTCTACAGAGGTCATGCAGGAACGTTTAAAAAACGGAGAAGAATTTTTCGTGCATTACAAAACCTCATTTGGCCGGCACTATGTTGTATCAAAACCGCTTGGAATTAACAACTGGTCGATTTGCTATGCGGTTCCTGACAGCGCCTTTTTAAATGAACGCAGAGCAGATTTTATTGGGAATCTGTTGCTGGGCAGCGCTATTTTGGTTTGCAGCTTGTTGCTCTTTTTCCTTATTCTCAACAAGCAGAATAAAATTGAAAAGCTTCACAAACGGCAGGTAGAGCAATATTCCAGAGATGGCTTAACAGGGCTGTTAAACGAACGTGGGTTTGAAATCTGGGCAAATGAAATTCTGCGACGGTCGGACCGACCATATTACATTGTGTGTTACGACGTAAACAATTTTGCAGTTTATAACAATCTTATGGGGCTTGATGGAGGCAATGACGTGCTGAAGACCTTGGCCTCCGTTTCCTTGTCGTCCAAGCAGGACAAGGAAATATGCGCTCGACTGTATGCAGACGAATTTGTCTGCCTTTTAACGGCCGACAGCATAGACGGGCTGTTTCAAAAAATATATCAGGTAAACAGCCGTTTTCGGGATAAGGCCGATGGGCACAACCACATTTTGATTAGCTACGGCGTTTTTGAAATTACGGATAAAGCAATGCCGGTGCGGCAAATGGTGGACTGTGCAAAAACTGCCAAAAAAGCGGTTAAGGGGAACTACAACCAGTTTATCGGTATTTATACAGAGGAAATGAAGCTTTTAAAAACAGAGGAGCGGCAGCTGATTTTTAGAATGGAAGATGCACTGGAAAACGGCGAGTTTTACGCGGTTTACCAGCCAAAGTTCGGCGCAAAAACGCGGTCTGTGGTTTCTTGTGAGGCGCTGGTGCGGTGGCGCTATGACGGCAGGGTTATCACTCCAGATAAATTTATTGGACTGTTTGAGGAAAACGGATTTATTTTAAAGCTGGACATTTACATGTTTGAGCTGGTGTGCAAAACGCTTCGTGAATTCATCCGCGGGGGTATTGCCCCGGTGCCGGTTGCGGTGAACTTTTCACAAATTCACATCTATGAGCCCGATTTCCCTGAACGGCTGATGGAAATTATTACGCGGTATCAAATTCCGCCTTCTTACATAGAAATTGAGTTCACAGAAACTGCAATGTCCAGTGACGTTGCATTAAGCGTTCAAACCATTCAGCAGCTGAAACGACGGGGCTTTACCGTGGCTATGGACGATTTTGGAAGCGGTTATTCTTCGTTGACTCTTTTAAGGAGTCTACCTGTGGACGTGGTGAAGCTTGACAGAGGTTTTTTGGCGGGCAACGAAACTGACGAGCGTGGAAAATGCGTCATTCGTTCTGTCATCAAACTTTCCAAACAGCTGAAATTTGAAACCGTTGCCGAGGGTGTGGAAACAAAGGAGCAGATGGAGCTGTGCATTGGCTATGGCTGCGACATCATGCAGGGATATTATTTCAGCAAGCCTCTGCCGGAAGAAGAGTTTAAAGCCCTGCTGAAAAACAAAACAGAGAACAAAAAATAA
- a CDS encoding DUF523 domain-containing protein: MKILVSACLLGTPCRYDGRAVPNEDVIALEQAFELVPFCPEVAGGLSTPRTPAERRENMVITKDGRDVTAEYVLGAEKALDLAKRHGCKTAVLKEKSPSCGCGKIYDGTFSGRLINGIGVTAQILKEAGIDVIGESGIKKLLQKGRQAPQE; this comes from the coding sequence ATGAAAATATTGGTAAGCGCGTGCCTTTTGGGAACTCCCTGCCGGTATGACGGGAGGGCAGTGCCCAATGAAGACGTTATTGCTCTGGAACAGGCATTTGAACTGGTGCCATTTTGTCCCGAGGTGGCAGGAGGGCTTTCCACACCCAGAACGCCGGCTGAGCGGCGGGAAAATATGGTAATAACCAAAGATGGCCGAGACGTGACAGCAGAGTATGTTTTAGGTGCGGAAAAGGCGTTAGATTTGGCAAAGCGGCACGGCTGTAAAACGGCCGTTTTAAAAGAAAAAAGCCCCTCCTGCGGCTGCGGAAAAATTTATGACGGTACGTTTTCAGGCCGCCTGATAAACGGAATCGGTGTTACGGCGCAAATTTTAAAAGAGGCCGGAATTGACGTAATTGGAGAAAGTGGGATAAAAAAACTCCTGCAAAAGGGCAGGCAGGCCCCGCAGGAGTGA
- a CDS encoding recombinase family protein yields MNINTYGYMRVSSADQNEDRQKIELLTWGVPAGNLFCDKLSGKNFSRPEYQKLKTLLKKGDLLVVKSIDRLGRNYLQIQEEWRYITKKLEADIVIIDMPLLDTRRDKDLLGTLISDIVLQLLSYVAETERQYIHQRQAEGIAAAKLRGVRFGRPVIPLPKNFKEIYLRWKAGEISLSEAADHTNMSKNQFKWAARKHRGFNRRS; encoded by the coding sequence ATGAACATCAATACTTATGGTTACATGCGTGTGTCTTCCGCCGACCAAAATGAAGACCGTCAAAAAATTGAGTTGCTTACCTGGGGTGTTCCTGCAGGCAATCTGTTTTGCGACAAGCTGTCTGGAAAGAACTTTTCCCGTCCCGAATATCAAAAACTAAAAACGCTCCTTAAAAAAGGTGACCTTTTGGTGGTAAAGAGCATTGACCGTTTGGGAAGGAACTATCTCCAAATTCAGGAGGAGTGGCGGTATATCACGAAAAAGCTGGAGGCAGACATCGTGATTATCGATATGCCCCTTTTAGACACCCGAAGAGACAAGGATTTGCTGGGGACGCTGATTTCCGACATTGTGCTGCAGCTTTTGTCCTATGTGGCGGAAACGGAACGGCAGTATATTCACCAGCGCCAGGCTGAGGGCATCGCAGCCGCCAAGCTCCGCGGCGTGCGGTTTGGACGGCCTGTAATTCCCTTACCCAAAAACTTTAAAGAGATTTATCTGCGGTGGAAAGCAGGAGAAATTTCGCTTTCAGAGGCCGCGGATCACACAAATATGTCTAAAAACCAGTTTAAATGGGCGGCGCGCAAGCACCGCGGATTTAACCGAAGAAGTTAG
- a CDS encoding EamA family transporter, which translates to MNMICFFGIILCACAQSLLAKACSHSTNNPIYFNMEKALFAFLPFAAVVAVTSTPSRWFHAETAIFAFFFAVSLCISMYAGYQALKLGPVSLTSLIVSFSLIIPCAYGILFLHEPITFFKSTGFVFLLAAILLTNGKREHNTVPVSKKWAKFTLLTLVSNGLCSCLQKQHQTKYPGLYLSEFMCNSMLFATLIFAAAFVVSRRKTVSLLKTKKGIHKFGILSGFANAGVNFLTLALAARSDASALFPLISAGTIVSTSAAGILLFRERLEKRQLAALLAGFAAVVCLKL; encoded by the coding sequence ATGAACATGATATGCTTTTTCGGCATTATCCTGTGTGCCTGTGCTCAATCGTTGCTTGCAAAGGCCTGCAGCCACAGCACAAACAATCCAATTTATTTTAATATGGAAAAGGCGCTTTTTGCCTTTTTGCCGTTTGCAGCAGTTGTTGCCGTAACGAGTACGCCCAGCAGGTGGTTTCACGCCGAAACCGCTATATTTGCCTTTTTCTTTGCCGTATCGCTGTGTATTTCCATGTATGCCGGCTATCAGGCACTTAAGCTGGGGCCAGTTTCGCTTACCAGCCTGATTGTTTCATTTTCACTCATAATCCCCTGCGCTTATGGCATTCTGTTCTTACACGAACCCATAACATTTTTTAAAAGCACCGGATTTGTGTTTTTGCTGGCCGCCATACTTTTGACAAATGGTAAAAGAGAGCATAACACTGTTCCGGTGTCAAAAAAATGGGCAAAATTTACATTGCTGACACTGGTTTCAAATGGTCTGTGCTCCTGTTTGCAAAAACAGCATCAAACTAAATATCCTGGTCTGTATTTAAGCGAATTCATGTGCAATTCCATGCTGTTTGCCACGCTCATTTTTGCGGCAGCCTTCGTTGTATCCCGCAGGAAAACAGTTTCATTGCTCAAAACGAAAAAGGGAATTCACAAATTCGGAATTTTATCAGGCTTTGCAAATGCAGGCGTCAATTTTTTAACGCTGGCCCTTGCAGCTCGCTCCGACGCCAGCGCCCTGTTTCCCTTAATTTCTGCCGGCACCATTGTTTCAACAAGCGCCGCAGGCATCCTGCTTTTTCGGGAACGGCTTGAAAAACGTCAATTGGCTGCTCTTTTAGCAGGTTTTGCCGCTGTTGTCTGTTTAAAACTCTGA
- a CDS encoding ABC transporter ATP-binding protein: MEKPLVEFKDIYKIYVMGDQEVRAIDGVSFSVYPGEFLAIIGQSGSGKSTCMNIIGCLDVPTTGTYLLNGTDVSKLNDNQLAEIRNEMLGFIFQQYNLLPKLNVLDNVKLPLMYKGLKESEQTKRAMEALERVGLADKYHHKPSQLSGGQQQRVSIARALAGSPSVILADEPTGALDSKTSKEVMAFLKELNEQGNTIILITHDNSIAATAKRVIRIHDGKIIYDGEAENDEIIRSTVFAQLKKEAAAV, encoded by the coding sequence ATGGAGAAACCATTGGTTGAATTTAAAGACATTTATAAAATATATGTAATGGGCGACCAGGAGGTCCGCGCCATTGACGGCGTTTCGTTTTCTGTTTATCCCGGCGAGTTCTTGGCCATTATCGGCCAGTCGGGCAGCGGCAAATCTACCTGCATGAATATCATCGGCTGTTTGGATGTGCCCACCACCGGCACCTACCTGTTAAACGGAACGGACGTTAGCAAATTAAATGACAACCAGCTTGCGGAAATCCGGAACGAAATGCTGGGCTTTATCTTCCAGCAGTATAACCTTTTGCCCAAGCTGAATGTGTTAGACAATGTAAAGCTTCCGCTCATGTATAAGGGCCTCAAGGAGAGCGAGCAAACAAAACGTGCCATGGAAGCCTTAGAGCGTGTGGGACTGGCAGACAAATATCACCACAAGCCCTCGCAGCTTTCCGGAGGTCAGCAGCAGCGTGTTTCCATTGCCCGCGCCCTGGCAGGCTCGCCCTCGGTGATTTTGGCCGACGAACCCACCGGCGCGTTAGACTCTAAAACCAGCAAAGAAGTTATGGCATTTTTAAAGGAATTGAACGAGCAGGGCAACACCATTATTCTAATTACCCACGACAATTCCATTGCGGCTACCGCGAAACGCGTTATAAGGATTCACGACGGCAAAATTATTTACGACGGTGAAGCGGAAAACGACGAAATTATCCGTTCCACGGTGTTTGCCCAGCTGAAAAAGGAGGCGGCCGCAGTATGA
- a CDS encoding efflux RND transporter periplasmic adaptor subunit — MKLKANLKKFRPKKWMVVTAVIVIICVAVGIFFSAFRKNKAKDAMSQLSNESSVSRQSIVSSITGTAVVKPKDQYSITSLVNGDILSASFEQGDMVNEGDVLYRIDASDAENSIESANIAVERSQNNYSKAVADQSDLTVKSDVSGIIKKLYIKKGDSVNAGAQIADIYDDSVLLLTIPFNESDIPQLFHGANATVRISGTSDTLSGTVKEIKGASYAKAGNMLVRDVVIRVENPGTLMVTDTAVASIGSISCNDSGTFEYVTEKTVTAKASGDVSKLYVSEGGKVKAGGTIAQLSSDTVSENIKSNALSLKESQLSKKNAQKKLEDYTITAPISGTVVEKNVKAGDKLDNSNASTVMAVIYDMSSLEFELAVDELDIKNVALDQDVTITSDALENKTYHGKVTNVSVSGTTENGVTTYPVTVEILDFDDQLLPGMNIDVEIETSRAENVLSVPVAAVNRGNTVYVKGEKTDENDRAPEGFKTVKVETGVYNDELIEVTSGLSEGDVVYVPQQASKAFSMEDMMGGMGGPGGMTMDGPSGGMGGGPSGGGSSGGGSGSGRSGGAGGGGMR; from the coding sequence ATGAAACTAAAAGCAAATTTAAAGAAGTTCAGGCCGAAAAAATGGATGGTCGTGACGGCGGTTATTGTTATCATCTGTGTTGCGGTTGGAATTTTCTTTTCTGCTTTTCGAAAAAATAAAGCCAAGGACGCGATGTCACAACTGTCAAACGAATCGTCGGTTTCCCGCCAGAGCATTGTTTCCTCTATCACCGGTACCGCGGTGGTGAAGCCCAAAGACCAATATTCCATCACCTCTTTGGTGAACGGCGACATTCTGTCTGCCAGCTTTGAGCAGGGCGACATGGTAAACGAAGGCGACGTGCTTTACCGCATTGACGCATCAGACGCGGAAAACAGCATTGAGAGCGCCAACATCGCCGTTGAGCGTTCGCAAAATAATTACAGCAAGGCTGTGGCAGACCAAAGCGATTTAACGGTGAAATCGGACGTATCCGGCATAATTAAAAAGCTTTACATAAAAAAGGGAGACTCGGTGAACGCAGGCGCGCAGATTGCAGACATTTATGACGACTCTGTGCTGCTGCTCACCATACCCTTTAATGAGTCGGACATTCCTCAGCTGTTTCACGGTGCAAACGCTACCGTGCGCATTTCTGGAACCAGCGATACGCTGTCCGGCACAGTAAAAGAAATTAAAGGCGCCAGCTATGCCAAGGCCGGCAATATGCTGGTGCGTGACGTGGTAATCCGGGTAGAAAACCCCGGCACCCTGATGGTGACAGACACCGCTGTTGCCTCCATTGGCAGCATATCCTGCAACGACTCCGGCACGTTTGAATATGTTACGGAAAAAACTGTTACCGCAAAGGCATCGGGCGACGTATCAAAGCTTTACGTCAGCGAAGGCGGCAAGGTGAAGGCCGGCGGCACAATCGCACAGTTATCCAGCGACACGGTTTCTGAGAATATTAAAAGCAACGCTTTGTCGCTGAAAGAATCCCAGCTTTCTAAGAAAAACGCACAGAAAAAACTGGAGGACTACACCATCACCGCGCCCATTTCCGGCACGGTGGTTGAGAAAAATGTGAAAGCCGGCGACAAGTTAGACAATTCCAACGCCTCCACTGTGATGGCGGTGATTTACGACATGTCCAGCTTAGAGTTTGAGCTTGCAGTGGATGAACTGGACATTAAAAATGTTGCGCTGGACCAAGATGTTACCATTACCTCCGACGCATTGGAAAACAAAACCTATCATGGCAAAGTAACCAACGTGAGCGTCAGCGGTACAACTGAAAACGGCGTAACCACCTATCCTGTCACCGTTGAAATTTTAGACTTCGACGACCAGCTCCTTCCCGGCATGAACATTGACGTTGAAATTGAAACGTCCCGGGCGGAAAATGTGCTCTCTGTTCCTGTTGCGGCAGTAAACCGCGGAAATACGGTTTATGTGAAAGGCGAAAAGACAGATGAAAACGACCGCGCGCCAGAGGGCTTTAAAACGGTGAAGGTTGAAACAGGCGTTTATAACGACGAGCTGATTGAAGTCACCTCGGGACTTTCTGAAGGCGACGTGGTTTACGTTCCCCAGCAGGCCTCCAAGGCCTTCAGCATGGAAGACATGATGGGCGGCATGGGTGGTCCTGGCGGAATGACAATGGACGGCCCGTCCGGCGGAATGGGCGGCGGTCCCTCCGGAGGCGGCTCGTCCGGCGGAGGTTCCGGCTCTGGCAGGAGCGGAGGCGCAGGCGGCGGAGGTATGCGCTAA
- a CDS encoding AraC family transcriptional regulator — translation MLFLADDINIQLLSVSRFHWDSGTYEVAPRPFCALACRIRGNGCFTNGDKMVRASVGDVIFMPQNFAYRAVYTPGEILAVHFLSDDAGCEMENFTPANFQMLYALFLKLHQIWNTRGAGGGFEAKACFYEILAELQKQSVAKEKRTGNQTFFQAVSFLENNFKNPELNISSVCDAAGISDTNFRRRFQKTFGKRPKDYLLELRLGCAEQLLAQRCYTVEEIANFCGFSDPKYFSRVIKKRYGCPPSKLFLPQ, via the coding sequence ATGCTCTTTTTAGCTGATGACATCAACATTCAGCTTTTATCGGTCAGCCGTTTTCACTGGGACAGCGGCACCTATGAGGTGGCCCCAAGGCCCTTTTGTGCGCTGGCCTGCCGTATTCGCGGCAACGGCTGTTTTACAAACGGGGACAAAATGGTCCGAGCATCGGTGGGAGATGTAATTTTTATGCCGCAGAATTTTGCCTATCGGGCAGTTTACACCCCAGGCGAAATTTTGGCGGTGCACTTTTTATCAGATGACGCCGGTTGCGAAATGGAAAATTTTACCCCGGCAAATTTTCAAATGCTTTACGCGCTGTTTTTAAAGCTGCACCAAATTTGGAATACCCGCGGCGCCGGAGGCGGGTTTGAGGCAAAAGCATGTTTTTATGAGATTTTGGCGGAGCTGCAAAAGCAATCTGTGGCAAAGGAGAAACGAACTGGAAATCAAACATTTTTTCAGGCGGTTTCGTTTTTAGAAAATAATTTTAAAAATCCTGAACTGAACATTTCGTCAGTGTGTGATGCGGCAGGTATCAGCGACACAAATTTTCGCCGCAGGTTTCAGAAAACCTTTGGCAAGCGCCCAAAGGATTATCTTTTAGAGCTGCGGCTGGGCTGTGCAGAACAGCTTTTGGCTCAGCGGTGTTACACTGTTGAAGAAATTGCTAATTTTTGTGGCTTTTCAGACCCGAAATATTTTAGCAGGGTTATAAAAAAACGTTATGGCTGTCCGCCTTCAAAGCTTTTTTTGCCGCAATAG
- a CDS encoding sodium-dependent transporter — MEKREKFSSRLGFILISAGCAVGLGNVWRFPYIVGKNGGAIFVAIYLAFLLLLGLPILVMEFAVGRASQRSVAKSFRLLEPEGTKWHLFSYVALGGNYLLMMFYTSVGGWMLAYVFKALSGHLHGVTTQGAQLVFNQLLASPGSMFFWMILIVLISFGICSLGLQNGVERITKLMMSSLFVIILVLAIRSITLPGAAEGLKFYLVPNVEHVKEQGIINVIFAAMGQAFFTLSIGIGSMSIFGSYIGKDRSLTGESLSICFLDTLVALFAGLIIFPACSAFGVNPGEGPGLVFVTLPGIFNQMPFGKLWEFLFFVFMTFAAMSTIIAVFENILSFCMDMWGMSRTKAVLINAVLVILLSLPCVFGFNLLSFIKPLGAGSTIQDLEDFIVSNNLLPLGSLVFLLFCTRKRGWGWDNFIKEADMGRGLKFPKALRFYVSYILPLIVLIIFVFGYQQKFFAQ, encoded by the coding sequence ATGGAAAAAAGAGAAAAGTTCTCTTCCAGGCTTGGGTTTATTTTAATTTCAGCGGGATGCGCTGTGGGCCTGGGAAATGTGTGGCGGTTTCCTTATATTGTAGGAAAAAACGGCGGGGCAATTTTTGTGGCGATTTATCTTGCGTTTTTGCTGCTGCTCGGCCTTCCCATTCTTGTTATGGAATTTGCTGTGGGACGGGCCAGCCAGCGGTCGGTGGCAAAAAGTTTTCGCCTGTTAGAGCCTGAGGGCACAAAGTGGCACCTGTTCAGCTATGTGGCGCTGGGCGGGAACTATCTTTTGATGATGTTCTACACCTCGGTAGGCGGCTGGATGCTGGCGTATGTATTTAAGGCGCTGTCCGGCCATTTGCACGGTGTGACTACTCAGGGCGCACAGCTGGTGTTTAACCAACTGCTGGCAAGCCCCGGAAGCATGTTTTTCTGGATGATTTTAATTGTGCTGATTAGCTTTGGAATTTGCAGTTTGGGTCTGCAAAACGGCGTAGAACGCATTACGAAGCTTATGATGAGTTCCCTGTTCGTTATTATTTTAGTTCTGGCAATTCGGAGCATTACCCTGCCGGGCGCAGCAGAAGGGTTAAAGTTTTATCTGGTACCCAACGTTGAGCATGTGAAAGAACAAGGCATAATCAACGTTATTTTTGCCGCTATGGGACAGGCCTTTTTCACTCTGAGCATCGGCATTGGCTCTATGAGTATTTTCGGCAGCTATATCGGCAAAGACAGAAGCCTGACAGGCGAGTCGTTAAGCATTTGTTTTTTAGACACATTGGTTGCGCTGTTTGCCGGCTTAATCATCTTTCCCGCCTGCTCTGCCTTTGGTGTAAACCCGGGTGAGGGGCCAGGGCTGGTGTTTGTTACCCTTCCGGGCATTTTTAATCAAATGCCGTTCGGGAAGCTGTGGGAGTTTTTGTTCTTTGTGTTTATGACGTTTGCGGCAATGTCCACCATTATCGCCGTTTTTGAAAACATTTTAAGCTTTTGTATGGACATGTGGGGCATGAGCCGCACAAAAGCGGTGCTCATTAATGCCGTCCTCGTAATTTTGCTTTCTCTGCCCTGCGTGTTCGGATTTAATTTGCTAAGCTTTATAAAGCCTTTGGGCGCAGGCAGTACCATTCAGGATTTGGAAGATTTTATTGTATCAAACAATCTTCTGCCCCTGGGCAGCCTGGTATTTTTGCTGTTCTGCACGCGAAAAAGGGGCTGGGGCTGGGATAATTTCATTAAAGAGGCCGACATGGGCAGGGGTTTAAAATTTCCCAAAGCCCTTCGGTTTTATGTGTCTTACATTTTGCCGCTGATTGTTTTAATTATTTTTGTCTTTGGTTATCAGCAAAAGTTCTTTGCTCAATAA